One window from the genome of Candidatus Polarisedimenticolaceae bacterium encodes:
- a CDS encoding inositol monophosphatase family protein encodes MNPFEGAAIEAAHAGGAVLRRRFRERAALHVETKGLHDYVTEVDREAEAAVIGVIRRYYPDHGVLAEEGSG; translated from the coding sequence ATGAACCCGTTCGAAGGCGCCGCGATCGAGGCGGCGCACGCGGGAGGCGCGGTCCTGCGCCGCCGGTTCCGCGAGCGGGCGGCGCTCCACGTCGAGACCAAGGGGCTGCACGACTACGTCACCGAGGTCGACCGCGAGGCCGAGGCCGCGGTGATCGGAGTGATCCGGCGGTACTACCCGGACCACGGCGTCCTCGCGGAGGAGGGCTCGGGGT